A single genomic interval of Granulicella tundricola MP5ACTX9 harbors:
- a CDS encoding TrbG/VirB9 family P-type conjugative transfer protein: protein MKPPIPLLVSTGLLLATVPLRAATTPHPLLPNAPKTVTVSESQTPPVIRAGLLQSTLIVLPAEEKVANVFAGDTVDWVFDGGHVASRFVSVKPKVANGTTDVHVVSDHGNEYTLQLREVSNDDDPHFDSKVLIEPTDKPAKDKLVELPVFVPAAELDKAKQDAAAAKAAQLAELKAEETKSEQYRSQYPSSLHFDFAWDEKKGKELGLQQIWHDDKFTYLRGQFQETPALYEVKEGKPSLINFDFANGLYTVPKQLENGYLEIGKQKVEFHRNGGGH from the coding sequence GTGAAACCTCCTATCCCTCTTCTCGTCTCGACAGGTCTGTTGTTGGCCACAGTTCCGCTGCGGGCTGCTACGACCCCGCATCCGCTCCTTCCCAATGCTCCGAAGACCGTGACGGTTTCGGAGTCGCAGACTCCGCCAGTCATCCGGGCTGGTCTGCTCCAGTCCACACTGATCGTGTTGCCTGCCGAGGAGAAGGTCGCCAACGTCTTCGCCGGAGACACGGTCGATTGGGTGTTCGATGGCGGCCACGTTGCTTCCCGCTTCGTCAGCGTGAAGCCGAAGGTGGCGAACGGAACGACGGATGTCCACGTCGTCAGCGACCACGGCAACGAATACACGCTCCAGTTGCGCGAGGTGTCGAACGACGATGATCCGCACTTCGATTCCAAGGTGCTGATCGAGCCGACTGACAAGCCCGCCAAAGACAAGCTCGTCGAGCTGCCGGTCTTCGTACCCGCAGCGGAACTGGATAAGGCCAAGCAGGACGCTGCGGCTGCCAAGGCTGCACAGCTTGCGGAACTCAAAGCCGAAGAGACGAAGTCCGAGCAGTATCGGAGCCAATACCCCAGCTCACTCCACTTCGACTTCGCCTGGGATGAAAAGAAAGGCAAAGAGCTTGGCCTGCAACAGATCTGGCATGACGACAAGTTCACCTACCTGCGCGGGCAGTTTCAGGAAACTCCGGCCCTGTACGAGGTCAAGGAAGGTAAACCGTCGCTCATCAACTTTGACTTTGCGAACGGACTCTACACCGTTCCGAAGCAGTTGGAGAATGGCTATCTCGAAATCGGTAAGCAGAAGGTGGAGTTCCACCGGAACGGTGGAGGTCACTAG
- a CDS encoding VirB4 family type IV secretion system protein — translation MTRAKTEQLQSVPWFAKAGAACSILPLSRFVSDHIFAIKSGGYGCLFELTGMDEECLTNQELDSHLRTIEGALRSMPEGACLYQYSRVMSGFVIPKQEEYPHLMTHVMVNERIRFLEQEAGFRRMDLHWCLTIEPSKSQGFERTPKQQEFATTRMLVELEKTATLLAGNLSSLLGLKLVTKQATFQFFSYLFNLEDWAEQDVLRADEGLDRQIVKSPVHWESDHLRIGKRFVQMFSLKTTPEASRPCLFSDVAKLDCDSILCTTWRPKSTTAARGEIDRQEKFIEFFKVGVLTRVMSGRDVASLDRGAGAKAASTQVDDLGEVIRSLDKKAQGEYSLRLLVAARTRNDLLAIAPAVHRVFVESRSQVMEETLGNLSAFYAMFPGNAKFNVFPMWLAEDHNARLASVFAPSLGHPHSEDLDKEYLNVFETRTGTPFFQDAYVDGVRVQLIIGPTGSGKSVHGNMAIAHEQKYNGFTYIFDIGGSYESVVELYGGRVDKVGKDGPRVNPFTLEPTESNIQFLYSFVKLLLVNGGAELEPEDDDVIHKAVQDMYLLDACNRRLSNLYLPKQLGRYLAKWIGRGVYANIFDNVEDGLSLSRIQCFDFQGINQHYGDLIEPLMVYLLRRINDVLFNPANLGVPKHILIEELFSSMKNKQLLDAALASIKTVRKNLGGVTMIGQTAEDLGANADSIVNSCTSFLFLKDATFNRKRYAELFKMNEQQLALFESLQDREGLYMRRDGLTKVIRLNLDKRSYATFSTKPKDRVRRSKLIAKYGLAEGIARFAQGEVE, via the coding sequence ATGACCCGCGCAAAGACTGAACAACTTCAATCTGTTCCGTGGTTCGCGAAGGCGGGAGCCGCCTGCAGCATCTTGCCGCTCTCGCGTTTCGTCAGCGATCACATCTTCGCGATCAAGAGCGGAGGCTATGGCTGCCTGTTTGAGCTCACGGGGATGGACGAGGAGTGCCTTACCAATCAGGAACTTGATTCGCACCTGCGCACGATCGAAGGCGCACTTCGTTCCATGCCTGAAGGTGCGTGCCTCTATCAATACAGCCGGGTGATGTCGGGCTTCGTGATTCCGAAACAGGAAGAGTACCCGCACCTGATGACGCACGTTATGGTCAACGAGCGCATTCGATTCCTCGAACAGGAAGCGGGCTTCCGCCGAATGGACCTGCACTGGTGCCTCACCATTGAGCCGTCGAAGAGCCAGGGGTTCGAGCGAACACCCAAGCAACAGGAGTTCGCCACCACGCGAATGCTGGTCGAATTGGAGAAGACCGCGACACTGCTCGCCGGGAATCTCAGCAGCCTGCTCGGCCTGAAGCTGGTTACGAAGCAGGCTACATTTCAGTTCTTCAGCTATCTCTTCAATCTTGAAGACTGGGCGGAGCAAGACGTTCTTCGCGCCGACGAAGGGCTGGATCGTCAGATCGTCAAGAGCCCGGTGCATTGGGAGAGCGACCATCTGCGTATCGGCAAGCGATTTGTGCAGATGTTCTCGCTGAAGACAACACCGGAAGCGTCGCGTCCATGCCTGTTCTCCGATGTTGCGAAGCTCGATTGCGACAGCATCCTTTGCACGACGTGGCGACCCAAGTCCACGACGGCTGCACGTGGCGAAATCGACCGACAAGAGAAGTTCATTGAGTTCTTCAAAGTCGGCGTGCTGACTCGCGTTATGAGTGGCCGCGACGTTGCTTCGCTTGATCGCGGTGCGGGAGCCAAGGCAGCCAGCACACAAGTCGATGATCTCGGTGAGGTGATTAGGTCTCTCGATAAGAAGGCGCAGGGCGAGTATTCGCTTCGGCTGCTGGTCGCAGCACGGACGCGGAATGACCTGCTCGCCATCGCACCAGCCGTACACCGCGTCTTCGTCGAGTCGCGCTCGCAGGTCATGGAAGAGACGCTGGGCAATCTCTCCGCGTTCTATGCCATGTTCCCCGGCAATGCGAAGTTCAATGTCTTCCCGATGTGGCTGGCAGAAGACCACAACGCCCGCCTTGCATCGGTCTTCGCACCGAGTCTCGGCCATCCCCACTCGGAAGATCTCGACAAAGAATACCTCAACGTCTTTGAAACCCGCACGGGCACGCCATTCTTCCAGGATGCCTACGTCGATGGTGTCCGGGTGCAACTCATCATCGGGCCTACGGGCAGTGGCAAGTCGGTTCACGGCAACATGGCTATCGCGCACGAGCAGAAGTACAACGGCTTCACCTACATCTTTGACATCGGTGGCAGCTACGAAAGCGTGGTCGAGTTGTACGGCGGCAGGGTGGACAAGGTTGGAAAAGATGGACCGCGCGTCAACCCTTTCACGTTGGAGCCGACCGAAAGCAACATCCAGTTCTTGTACAGCTTCGTGAAGTTGCTGTTAGTGAACGGTGGAGCGGAGCTTGAGCCGGAGGACGACGATGTGATCCACAAGGCGGTGCAGGATATGTACCTGCTCGATGCCTGCAATCGCCGTCTCTCGAATCTTTATCTGCCGAAGCAGCTTGGCCGCTATCTGGCGAAGTGGATTGGTCGTGGCGTCTACGCCAACATCTTCGACAACGTCGAAGATGGCCTCTCGCTCTCACGCATTCAGTGTTTTGACTTCCAAGGGATCAACCAGCACTACGGCGATCTGATCGAGCCGCTGATGGTCTATCTGCTTCGCCGGATCAACGATGTGCTCTTCAACCCTGCCAATCTTGGCGTGCCGAAGCACATCCTGATCGAAGAGCTGTTCTCCAGCATGAAGAACAAGCAGCTTCTTGATGCTGCTCTCGCGTCCATCAAGACCGTCCGCAAGAACCTCGGCGGCGTGACGATGATCGGCCAGACCGCCGAAGACCTCGGTGCGAATGCCGATTCCATCGTCAATTCCTGCACCTCGTTCCTCTTCCTCAAAGATGCGACGTTCAACCGGAAGCGTTATGCCGAGCTGTTCAAGATGAATGAGCAGCAGCTCGCTCTCTTCGAGAGCTTGCAGGATCGCGAAGGTCTGTACATGAGGCGTGACGGCTTGACCAAGGTCATCCGCCTGAATCTCGACAAGCGTAGTTACGCCACGTTCTCCACCAAACCGAAGGATCGGGTACGCCGGTCCAAACTCATCGCCAAATACGGTCTTGCCGAGGGCATCGCTCGCTTTGCCCAGGGCGAGGTCGAGTAA
- a CDS encoding VirB3 family type IV secretion system protein, translating into MARRGEPSPINQALNRPRAKLGLDLSAWMAIVFVCVTVFLVGFRLLAMLAFPTLAVCAWLIVRKHPKMFQLWGLSLNQKSYYDPRKD; encoded by the coding sequence ATGGCTCGCCGTGGAGAACCGTCACCAATCAACCAGGCGCTGAATCGGCCCCGAGCCAAGCTCGGATTGGACCTCTCAGCATGGATGGCGATCGTATTCGTCTGCGTGACGGTTTTCCTCGTCGGATTTCGACTCCTCGCCATGCTCGCGTTTCCAACGCTCGCAGTCTGCGCATGGCTGATTGTGCGCAAGCACCCGAAGATGTTCCAACTGTGGGGCCTGAGCCTCAACCAGAAGAGCTATTATGACCCGCGCAAAGACTGA
- a CDS encoding LysR family transcriptional regulator encodes MSESVELRHLKYIVAVAETGNFTRAAQRLYVSQPALSKQIKDIEEEIGFQIFLRTPDGVFPTPVGQMIVDYAVATLYGHNYVFRMAKEIYLGNVPNLRVGFSSFVNARHLHTFRTSYARHFPKCVLQLSGGDTVNILQRVERGDLDCAILNLPVVGSHWQVVPLASSPIVVCMRTDDPLTEKSIVTVSDLSERLTVFRDPEGHPSAHARLTQMLTEAGIALHISCSAATPHDIQLLVRDGFGLALVSEDTLLESDITTRRIAGVSWTCDTAFVYQPAAVHPALSFVEKFIVGTGKRLLRKEVMSERPQLSLSFDRSA; translated from the coding sequence ATGTCTGAATCCGTTGAGCTTAGACACTTGAAGTACATCGTCGCCGTCGCTGAAACAGGCAACTTTACGCGAGCCGCACAGCGGCTCTATGTCTCCCAGCCTGCACTCAGCAAACAGATCAAGGACATCGAGGAGGAGATCGGCTTCCAGATCTTCCTGAGAACTCCAGACGGAGTATTCCCGACTCCAGTTGGACAGATGATCGTTGACTACGCTGTCGCCACTCTCTACGGACACAACTATGTTTTCAGAATGGCGAAGGAGATTTATCTCGGGAACGTACCCAATCTCAGAGTGGGCTTCTCTTCCTTCGTCAACGCCCGTCATCTCCACACTTTTCGGACCAGCTACGCACGCCATTTTCCAAAGTGCGTCCTTCAGCTTTCAGGCGGCGACACGGTGAACATCTTGCAGCGTGTCGAACGTGGAGATTTAGATTGTGCGATCTTGAATCTCCCAGTCGTCGGGTCGCACTGGCAGGTCGTCCCGCTAGCGAGTTCGCCTATCGTCGTATGTATGCGCACGGATGATCCGCTCACAGAAAAGAGTATTGTGACCGTCTCAGATCTCTCCGAGAGACTGACTGTCTTTCGCGATCCAGAGGGGCATCCCTCGGCGCACGCAAGGCTGACCCAGATGCTTACTGAAGCAGGGATTGCGCTTCATATTTCTTGCTCAGCCGCTACGCCGCACGACATCCAACTGCTCGTGCGCGATGGTTTTGGCCTAGCTCTGGTGAGCGAAGACACTCTTTTGGAATCGGACATAACAACGCGTCGAATCGCTGGGGTTTCGTGGACTTGTGACACCGCATTTGTCTATCAACCTGCTGCTGTGCATCCAGCGCTATCGTTCGTCGAGAAGTTCATTGTCGGTACTGGCAAGAGGCTTCTCAGGAAAGAAGTAATGTCTGAGCGTCCTCAGCTCTCTTTGAGCTTCGATCGCTCTGCCTAG
- a CDS encoding helix-turn-helix transcriptional regulator, with the protein MPLLKQSTADDQHQLFEVPPSSRTERKPPTRATDPDPLLTAEEVAGRLHVSTDWVWDHSSRKKPYLPVIRMGDGTLRYRHSGIEAFIDERERLSAMRRRTG; encoded by the coding sequence ATGCCATTACTGAAACAGTCGACCGCAGACGATCAACATCAACTCTTCGAGGTGCCGCCGTCGAGCCGCACCGAACGGAAACCTCCTACACGCGCTACCGATCCAGATCCTCTTCTTACCGCGGAGGAAGTGGCGGGGCGTCTGCACGTGAGCACGGACTGGGTTTGGGATCACTCCTCTCGCAAGAAGCCATACCTTCCGGTGATTCGGATGGGCGATGGAACGCTGCGTTATCGGCATAGCGGCATCGAGGCCTTCATCGACGAGCGCGAGCGTTTGAGTGCGATGCGTAGGCGCACAGGTTAG
- a CDS encoding site-specific integrase, protein MAVTNQRGYVTTRGKQWYGYYRKVVNDPATNEQKSVRIPVNLGLKSRMNKTEARHALEREITKQLGQTGSPTRIMNDGTVTFGWFVTNRFIPLKEAVWKPDTAETKKLLIQLDLVDPLGEIPLANFDKFSLQLHLNKLAATCSKDRVLQMRAYLRDIFAEAVDQDFLVKDPARKVKVPAQLRPTDTTTLTWDQLRLALSKLKLRDRLILELDMTNALRPSELFAFRWKRFDYPATTLTIAETVYKGKIRDWGKTKKSLSVIHLPQELADDLETWRLECEQQARDEFAKGERKSRNLSPEEFIFANRDGGFMDTGNYRKRVLHKLARDLNLPKLTFQVIRRTIATLAQKKGTVKDVQGVLRHSRTATTTDVYMQEIPESVQSTINSINEELRGTVGLKRKKPAKAGGAVHGRRNPATRVTQNDTKSLRGGTERLPAYA, encoded by the coding sequence ATGGCTGTAACCAACCAACGTGGTTATGTCACAACTCGCGGCAAGCAGTGGTACGGGTATTACCGCAAGGTAGTGAACGATCCTGCCACAAATGAGCAGAAGTCCGTTCGTATTCCAGTCAATCTCGGGCTGAAATCCAGGATGAACAAGACGGAAGCCCGTCACGCGCTGGAACGCGAAATAACAAAACAACTGGGCCAGACCGGTTCCCCAACTCGAATCATGAACGACGGTACCGTGACCTTCGGTTGGTTCGTGACGAATCGGTTCATCCCCCTCAAAGAGGCCGTCTGGAAACCAGACACAGCCGAAACAAAGAAGCTCCTTATCCAGCTCGACCTCGTCGATCCTCTCGGCGAAATCCCGCTGGCCAACTTCGACAAGTTCAGCTTGCAACTTCACCTCAACAAGCTGGCCGCAACCTGCTCCAAGGATCGCGTCTTGCAAATGCGTGCTTATCTCCGGGACATCTTCGCTGAGGCAGTCGATCAAGACTTCCTTGTGAAGGACCCTGCACGCAAGGTCAAGGTACCGGCGCAACTACGTCCCACGGATACGACAACGTTGACTTGGGATCAATTGCGCTTGGCGCTCTCGAAGTTGAAGCTAAGGGATCGTTTGATACTTGAGCTCGACATGACGAACGCACTTCGCCCAAGCGAACTATTTGCGTTCCGCTGGAAGCGTTTCGACTATCCGGCAACGACGCTCACCATTGCGGAGACTGTCTACAAAGGCAAGATCCGTGATTGGGGAAAGACGAAGAAGAGTCTCTCGGTCATTCACCTGCCGCAAGAGCTTGCTGACGACCTTGAGACATGGCGTCTGGAGTGCGAACAGCAAGCGAGGGATGAGTTTGCGAAAGGGGAAAGAAAGTCACGAAACCTTTCGCCTGAAGAGTTCATCTTCGCGAACCGAGACGGTGGCTTTATGGATACCGGCAACTACCGCAAGCGAGTGCTCCACAAGCTTGCGCGTGACCTCAATTTGCCGAAGCTCACCTTCCAGGTCATTCGCAGAACGATCGCGACACTGGCCCAGAAGAAAGGCACGGTGAAGGATGTCCAAGGCGTGCTGCGTCACTCACGGACGGCTACAACAACCGATGTCTATATGCAGGAGATTCCGGAAAGCGTACAGTCCACCATCAATTCGATCAATGAAGAATTGCGTGGGACCGTGGGTTTGAAGCGGAAAAAACCGGCCAAGGCCGGTGGTGCCGTACACGGTCGGCGCAATCCTGCAACGCGCGTGACACAAAATGACACAAAGTCACTGAGAGGAGGGACTGAACGCCTCCCGGCATATGCTTGA
- a CDS encoding RNA polymerase sigma factor — protein sequence MQAGTLVNHLASAVGVRTEDAALVAALKSGSEEAFGVLIAQYGQPLYSLIARSLKDPADAADITQEVFIKVFRSIRTFNGEASLRTWLYRIALHEASNQRRWWSRHKKQELTIDAPLTSGSQEDLDEGLCLSATLADQAGSPYEQAVNTQLRARVEESLRKLPEAFRTVVVLREMEGFSYDEIAEILEVPAGTVKSRLTRGRSALKEILVQDGLGRVLAERTK from the coding sequence ATGCAGGCGGGCACACTGGTGAATCATCTCGCGAGCGCAGTAGGAGTCAGGACCGAGGACGCAGCGCTGGTCGCTGCCCTGAAGTCAGGCTCTGAAGAGGCGTTCGGCGTTCTGATCGCCCAGTACGGGCAGCCGCTTTACTCGCTCATCGCCCGCAGCCTCAAAGATCCAGCAGACGCAGCCGACATCACCCAGGAAGTCTTCATCAAGGTCTTCCGCAGCATCCGCACCTTCAATGGTGAAGCCAGCCTCCGCACCTGGCTCTACCGCATCGCCCTGCATGAGGCCTCCAACCAGCGTCGCTGGTGGTCCCGCCATAAAAAGCAGGAGCTGACCATTGACGCTCCCTTGACCTCCGGCTCCCAGGAAGATCTCGACGAAGGCCTTTGCCTCAGCGCCACCCTCGCCGATCAGGCCGGCTCGCCCTACGAGCAGGCCGTCAACACGCAGCTTCGTGCCCGCGTGGAAGAGTCCCTCCGCAAACTTCCGGAGGCCTTCCGCACGGTCGTTGTCCTGCGAGAGATGGAAGGCTTCTCCTATGACGAGATTGCGGAGATCCTTGAAGTTCCCGCCGGCACGGTAAAGAGCCGCCTCACCCGCGGACGCTCCGCACTCAAAGAAATCCTGGTCCAGGACGGCTTGGGCCGCGTCCTTGCAGAGAGGACCAAATGA
- a CDS encoding anti-sigma factor family protein: MTPFDCTQAKEMFSGYLDGAVNGREMQAMASHLETCTSCHAEFEAWRGMQGVLSAVGTAKAPEDLGVRLRVAISHENARRQGNWWDGISLRWSNAFRPALLQVTAGIACTVVLVGGIAGLIGVVAAPQAVQANDEPLGALSSPHYLYSAVLPQPVVTGQDAPIVIEAKINSDGRVYDYAILSGPQDLVTLAQIRDQLMVQVYEPARVFGEPVRGRVLITFAGVSVRG, encoded by the coding sequence ATGACGCCGTTCGATTGCACACAGGCCAAAGAGATGTTTTCGGGCTATCTGGATGGAGCGGTCAACGGTCGCGAGATGCAGGCAATGGCCTCGCACCTGGAAACCTGCACCTCCTGCCACGCTGAATTCGAAGCCTGGCGCGGCATGCAGGGTGTACTCTCCGCCGTGGGCACCGCCAAGGCTCCTGAAGATCTCGGCGTCCGCCTGCGCGTCGCCATCTCCCATGAAAACGCACGCCGCCAAGGCAACTGGTGGGACGGAATCTCCCTGCGCTGGTCCAACGCCTTCCGCCCCGCGCTCCTGCAGGTCACAGCCGGCATCGCCTGCACCGTCGTCCTGGTCGGCGGCATCGCCGGCCTGATCGGCGTCGTCGCCGCTCCGCAGGCCGTCCAGGCCAACGACGAACCCCTAGGCGCCCTAAGCTCACCCCACTACCTTTACTCGGCCGTTCTCCCTCAGCCAGTCGTCACCGGGCAGGACGCCCCTATTGTCATTGAGGCAAAGATCAACTCCGATGGCCGCGTCTACGACTACGCCATCCTCTCCGGCCCGCAGGATCTCGTCACCCTCGCCCAGATCCGCGATCAGCTCATGGTCCAGGTCTACGAGCCCGCTCGCGTCTTCGGCGAGCCCGTCCGCGGCCGAGTCCTGATCACCTTCGCCGGCGTCTCCGTCCGCGGCTGA
- the rnc gene encoding ribonuclease III: MKRRKSQPEAPPTASSRDLETLLGHRFARPNLLTLALTHRSFVYDSGQTAPENDLADPARDNEQLEFVGDAALGLLAAESLCRRFPASREGELTRLRASIVSRKHLGEVGTRLDLGRWLRLGHTAEKNDGRRNAALFANAVEALIAALYLDGGLEVARRFVEDEIVSPAIPALEQSLGEGERFAGAVGDHKSALQEMLQAEGLGRPEYRLIAESGPDHKRLFSVEVLIEGPDSEAIAQAEGPTKKQAQQEAARLAVAALAGRKTAAHA; this comes from the coding sequence ATGAAACGGCGGAAATCCCAACCCGAAGCACCCCCCACCGCCTCCTCCCGAGACCTCGAGACTCTTCTCGGCCATCGCTTCGCCCGCCCCAACCTCCTCACCCTCGCCCTCACGCATCGTTCCTTCGTCTACGACTCCGGCCAGACTGCGCCCGAAAACGACCTCGCAGACCCCGCCCGCGACAACGAGCAGCTTGAGTTCGTCGGCGACGCCGCCCTCGGCCTCCTCGCCGCAGAATCCCTCTGCCGCCGCTTCCCCGCCTCCCGTGAGGGTGAACTCACCCGCCTCCGCGCCTCCATCGTCAGCCGCAAGCATCTCGGAGAGGTCGGCACCCGCCTTGACCTCGGCCGCTGGCTGCGCCTTGGCCACACGGCAGAAAAAAACGATGGCCGCCGCAACGCAGCCCTCTTCGCCAACGCCGTCGAGGCCCTCATCGCCGCCCTTTACCTCGACGGAGGCCTGGAAGTCGCACGCCGCTTCGTAGAAGACGAGATCGTCTCCCCCGCCATCCCCGCACTCGAGCAGTCCCTCGGTGAAGGCGAGCGCTTCGCCGGAGCCGTAGGCGACCACAAGTCCGCCCTCCAGGAGATGCTTCAGGCTGAAGGCCTTGGACGACCGGAATACCGCCTCATCGCTGAATCCGGCCCCGACCACAAACGCCTCTTCAGCGTAGAGGTCCTGATCGAAGGTCCAGACTCTGAAGCCATCGCGCAGGCCGAAGGACCCACAAAAAAGCAGGCTCAGCAGGAGGCCGCCCGCCTCGCCGTCGCCGCGCTCGCAGGCAGAAAGACGGCTGCCCATGCCTGA
- the lepB gene encoding signal peptidase I has protein sequence MPELQRRPAPVFPDDPDRLPRPLPRPETPHHQDHHHHHPVGTLPAIQSLLYVLVVALFLITFTVQPIRIPSGSMEPTLLVGDFLLLNKQSTASSDADLPFLPPTSLNRGDIVVFHDPVDDPSVHLVKRIIALPGDRLHLRNGIVFLNGHPLREPYAVHRPAPSDVFRDNFPLLTAMDTNVNPDWWIRLRTLIHGGEITVPPASYFVMGDNRNNSEDSRYWGFVPRADIVGKPFIIYFSWKQPDPNTDPDADPDTRPADPTARSGLLTTLSHLARWDRTFQVVH, from the coding sequence ATGCCTGAACTCCAGCGCCGCCCCGCCCCCGTCTTCCCGGACGATCCAGACCGCCTCCCGCGCCCTCTGCCCCGGCCCGAAACCCCGCACCACCAGGACCATCACCACCATCATCCCGTCGGCACCCTCCCCGCCATCCAGTCGCTCCTTTACGTCCTCGTCGTTGCCCTCTTCCTCATCACCTTCACCGTCCAGCCCATCCGCATCCCCTCCGGCTCCATGGAGCCCACCCTCCTCGTCGGCGATTTCCTCCTCCTCAACAAGCAGTCCACCGCCAGCTCCGACGCGGACCTTCCCTTCCTGCCGCCCACCAGCCTCAACCGCGGCGACATCGTCGTCTTTCACGATCCCGTCGACGACCCCTCCGTCCATCTCGTCAAGCGCATCATCGCCCTCCCCGGCGATCGCCTCCACCTCCGCAACGGCATCGTCTTCCTCAACGGCCACCCCCTCCGTGAGCCCTACGCCGTCCACCGCCCCGCCCCATCCGACGTCTTCCGCGATAACTTCCCCCTCCTCACCGCCATGGACACCAACGTCAACCCAGACTGGTGGATTCGCCTCCGCACCCTCATCCACGGCGGCGAGATCACCGTCCCCCCCGCCAGCTACTTCGTCATGGGCGACAACCGCAACAACAGCGAGGACTCCCGCTACTGGGGCTTCGTCCCCCGCGCCGACATCGTCGGCAAACCCTTCATCATCTACTTTTCCTGGAAGCAGCCCGACCCAAACACAGATCCGGACGCCGACCCAGACACTCGCCCCGCCGACCCAACCGCCAGGTCCGGCCTCCTGACCACCCTCTCCCACCTCGCCCGCTGGGACCGAACCTTCCAAGTAGTCCATTAA
- the lepB gene encoding signal peptidase I: MQTVETTNDPALEPLAAQNEAEPEIRKENLAEAIASIATVLVVGLFVMTFIAQNFVIPSGSMEKTLLVGDHVLVDRVTFAPETRWAPFVHYRDIRRGDVIVFLKPNPETPDMVLVKRAIGIPGDHIHLQHGTVYLNGVAQDEPTAAKVRSDGDADDAYQPARDDFPANGAPAGSTEVWNEDLASHIQNGDLVVPPGKVFAMGDNRTHSLDGRFWGFVPRENILGRPLFNYWSFEANSDEMEQEAGMGTRIGSLGHTALHFFDKTRWKRTLHLIK; encoded by the coding sequence ATGCAGACTGTAGAAACCACTAACGACCCGGCACTCGAGCCCCTCGCCGCCCAGAACGAAGCCGAGCCCGAGATCCGCAAGGAAAACCTCGCAGAGGCCATCGCCTCCATCGCCACCGTTCTCGTCGTCGGTCTCTTCGTCATGACCTTCATCGCCCAGAACTTCGTCATCCCCTCCGGCTCCATGGAAAAGACCCTCCTCGTTGGCGATCACGTCCTCGTGGACCGCGTCACCTTCGCGCCGGAGACCAGATGGGCGCCCTTCGTCCACTACCGCGATATCCGCCGCGGCGACGTCATCGTCTTCCTCAAGCCCAATCCCGAGACCCCGGACATGGTCCTGGTCAAACGCGCCATCGGTATCCCTGGCGACCACATCCATCTCCAGCACGGCACCGTCTACCTCAACGGCGTAGCTCAGGACGAACCCACCGCCGCCAAGGTTCGCTCGGACGGTGATGCAGACGACGCCTACCAGCCCGCCCGCGACGACTTCCCCGCCAACGGCGCACCCGCCGGCTCCACAGAGGTCTGGAACGAAGACCTCGCCTCCCACATTCAGAACGGCGATCTCGTCGTCCCTCCCGGCAAGGTCTTCGCTATGGGCGACAACCGCACCCACTCGCTCGACGGCCGTTTCTGGGGCTTCGTCCCCCGTGAAAACATCCTCGGCCGCCCCCTCTTCAACTATTGGTCCTTTGAAGCCAATTCAGATGAAATGGAGCAGGAAGCCGGCATGGGCACCCGCATCGGCTCCCTCGGCCACACCGCCCTCCACTTCTTCGATAAAACCCGCTGGAAGCGCACCCTCCACCTCATCAAGTAA